A genomic region of Fusarium oxysporum Fo47 chromosome VI, complete sequence contains the following coding sequences:
- a CDS encoding ankyrin repeat-containing domain protein — protein MSCGCINNDTMESNAVLIEKCKQGSLTEVKDVVEKYANSSVIGALHQASARGAVDIVTYLVDQHAKISDKGGRTALHGTVGYGSVELARRLLHHGADANCQDNDDRTPLHCSVLGDESKKHIKGMVALLVKNGANIMILDGNGRQACWLARGKPEIQKFLNDEEDQRANMGVK, from the exons ATGTCTTGCGGCTGCATCAACAACGATACCATGGAATCAAATGCTGTTTTAATAGAAAAGTGCAAACAAGGTTCATTGACCGAGGTTAAAGACGTCGTCGAAAAGTATGCAAACTCATCTGTTATAGGTGCGTTACATCAAGCCTCTGCTCGTGGAGCCGTGGATATTGTTACCTATCTGGTTGACCAGCATGCTAAA ATATCCGACAAAGGAGGGCGAACAGCCCTCCATGGTACTGTTGGATATGGCTCCGTTGAGCTGGCCAGGCGACTACTTCATCATGGTGCTGATGCGAATTGCCAAGACAACGACGACCGAACACCACTCCACTGCAGCGTACTGGGAGACGAATCAAAAAAACATATCAAGGGCATGGTGGCCCTCCTGGTTAAAAACGGAGCTAATATTATGATACTTGATGGCAACGGCCGACAGGCCTGCTGGCTGGCCCGCGGAAAGCCAGAGATTCAGAAGTTTCTcaatgatgaggaagatcaACGCGCGAATATGGGAGTGAAGTGA